In Methanosarcina siciliae T4/M, one genomic interval encodes:
- a CDS encoding mechanosensitive ion channel family protein yields MVERMPTLDTLNNTSNTTLGANLSNFDRLLGDTVTWFSNNLGTLIFIVFIGMGTILVARTVNHLMESYFKRASSKLRMDITAFRMFRHITVAAIYFIGLVVIIFVIPGLHTLSVALFSGAGLAAIVIGFAAQSTLSNIIAGISLTLFQPFRVGDRLNIMNEYGKVTDLNLRHTVIITWDNRRLIIPNSVISNEAIINWTIEDPAIIWPIDIGISYDSDISLARKIMIEEARKHPLVMPPQTLEYSIVKPSFLKPETLANGLMDLSILHTVDPDFKERGEVKVQLTELGDFAVNLRLYVWFKDRGDAYSSGCELREAIKRRFDSEGIEIPFPYRTIVYKTDIEKEKASGRAATAGDSKVSYAQRSRLTDIGDKFENENGQ; encoded by the coding sequence ATGGTTGAGCGCATGCCAACCCTGGATACTTTGAACAATACTTCGAATACAACTCTTGGAGCAAACCTTTCTAACTTTGACAGATTATTAGGTGATACAGTCACCTGGTTCTCGAATAACCTCGGTACATTGATATTTATAGTGTTCATAGGCATGGGAACCATCCTTGTCGCAAGGACTGTAAACCACCTTATGGAAAGTTACTTCAAAAGGGCAAGCAGCAAGTTGCGGATGGATATAACTGCTTTCCGGATGTTCAGACACATCACGGTTGCAGCGATCTACTTTATCGGGCTGGTTGTTATAATATTTGTCATTCCTGGCCTGCACACTCTTTCTGTAGCTCTCTTTTCCGGAGCAGGGCTTGCTGCTATAGTTATCGGTTTTGCAGCCCAGAGCACGCTGAGCAACATTATTGCAGGCATTTCTCTTACCCTTTTTCAACCTTTCAGGGTTGGAGACCGGCTGAACATTATGAATGAATACGGAAAGGTTACGGATCTTAACCTCAGACATACAGTAATCATAACCTGGGATAACAGGCGTCTTATTATCCCGAACTCGGTAATCAGCAACGAGGCGATCATTAACTGGACCATAGAAGACCCTGCCATTATCTGGCCTATAGATATCGGAATAAGCTATGACTCCGATATCAGCCTGGCAAGAAAAATCATGATTGAAGAGGCCCGAAAGCATCCCCTGGTAATGCCTCCACAGACCCTCGAGTACAGCATTGTAAAGCCCAGTTTCCTGAAACCCGAGACTCTTGCAAACGGGCTTATGGATCTGTCCATACTTCATACCGTAGACCCGGATTTCAAGGAAAGAGGGGAGGTTAAGGTACAACTCACAGAGCTTGGGGATTTTGCCGTAAATCTCCGCCTCTATGTCTGGTTTAAGGACAGAGGCGATGCATACAGCTCGGGCTGTGAATTAAGGGAAGCAATTAAAAGGCGCTTTGACAGCGAAGGCATCGAAATTCCATTCCCCTACAGGACTATCGTGTACAAGACCGATATCGAGAAAGAGAAGGCTTCAGGAAGAGCTGCTACGGCGGGAGATAGTAAAGTTTCATATGCTCAACGAAGCAGGTTAACTGATATTGGTGATAAATTCGAAAATGAAAATGGTCAATAA
- a CDS encoding mechanosensitive ion channel family protein, which produces MVGTEITNSLYAMFDQFIAFIPTLVAIIILIIVGIILGKFLGKIGAKILDKIGLDDLVDKTVIGGMIKRGQMSTVGFFDAVIRWFVYIIFALIILDILNIGVVNNFVDLVIFYIPLVISALVVLLIGLLIVDFICDLLKNVLISTGVDEKLEQTTFGASIKSGGLTASGIVAGIIRIFGYLIFLTAASDILRLNMISILLIDITQYLPRVIIAILILVIGILSIDIVMDYLSNTVKGMEIEGADIILPLLRGFLLLIVILVALDTMLIDTSILYLFFGPLAWGIAIVVAFKYGVKDAIVAYARERK; this is translated from the coding sequence ATGGTTGGGACTGAAATTACGAATAGTCTGTATGCTATGTTTGACCAGTTCATAGCTTTTATTCCTACATTGGTAGCCATAATTATTCTTATTATTGTAGGAATAATATTGGGAAAGTTTCTCGGAAAAATCGGTGCGAAAATACTGGACAAAATAGGACTTGATGATCTGGTTGACAAAACCGTGATAGGTGGAATGATAAAACGAGGACAGATGAGTACGGTAGGCTTTTTTGATGCAGTCATCCGCTGGTTCGTCTACATTATCTTCGCTTTAATCATTCTGGACATTCTGAACATCGGGGTTGTGAATAATTTCGTTGATCTCGTAATATTCTACATCCCGCTTGTAATCTCTGCTCTCGTTGTTCTGCTTATAGGTTTGCTGATTGTGGACTTCATTTGCGACCTGCTCAAGAATGTGCTTATTTCAACTGGAGTAGATGAGAAACTTGAACAGACTACTTTCGGAGCTTCAATTAAATCCGGGGGACTGACAGCTTCAGGCATCGTGGCTGGAATCATCAGAATATTCGGGTATCTGATTTTCCTGACGGCTGCGTCTGATATCCTGCGGTTAAATATGATTAGCATTCTGTTGATAGATATTACTCAATACTTGCCACGTGTCATCATAGCTATCCTGATCCTGGTGATAGGAATTCTTTCTATAGACATAGTAATGGATTACCTGAGTAATACTGTCAAGGGTATGGAGATAGAAGGAGCAGATATCATTCTTCCTCTCCTCAGGGGCTTCCTGCTTCTTATTGTGATTCTGGTTGCCCTGGATACAATGCTAATTGATACCAGTATCCTTTACCTGTTCTTCGGGCCACTGGCATGGGGAATTGCTATCGTGGTGGCATTCAAATACGGGGTCAAAGACGCTATTGTTGCTTATGCCAGAGAAAGGAAGTAA
- a CDS encoding M13 family metallopeptidase has product MKRKGVIYLFVFCIALINALIPMVSGSSETSIGNTSAPGYEKAFDHGSMNLSVKPGDDFYEYAEGAWIKSHPVPADKFRYGEFEIVKDRTSDRVKKIVEDAASNTSAPEGSLEQKIGEFYRVGMDNSTLEKQRLDPIKAEMRMIDDVSSTSDVQAVSTQMMDYGMDPFFSMYAAPDKKNSKVMIATLTQGGLGLPDRDFYLRQDSESIRIREQYLTHVTRMFVFLGDNPETAENNARTVMRIETRLANASFNNVDDNDEAKTYNRMSLEELQVFAPGMNWSCFFSDLGHPNVAGVNVRNPSYFKELSIALQKESTADWKTFLRWKLISATSPYLSSDLEKEHFDFYERKLNGQQEMEPRWKRVLDEENKAIGEAIGRVYVDRYFDTGSRARMQGMVSNLKKAFRERIQSLTWMEPETKKEALMKLESLDVQVGYPDEWLNYSELEVKNDSYVMNVLRASKFRFHHGPNGLERIGKPVNSNLWEMNPQETNAYADYNKLVIVFPAGILQPPFFDEEADDAVNYGAIGAIIGHEMTHHFDSQGRKFDASGNLTDWWTPEDANNFNRSTEVLVDEYNRFEVLPGLHVNGNLTLQENIADLGGLTIAYHAYKLSSKGESEMVDGFTGDQRFFLSFAQVWRESDTDDFLRTRALTDTHSPARFRVNGVVFNLPEFYRAFPSVKPADKLYRPENERPVIW; this is encoded by the coding sequence TGAGAAAGCCTTCGACCACGGAAGCATGAACCTTTCAGTAAAACCCGGAGACGATTTCTATGAGTATGCTGAGGGAGCCTGGATAAAAAGCCACCCTGTGCCTGCGGACAAATTCCGATACGGAGAGTTCGAGATAGTAAAGGACAGAACATCCGACCGGGTCAAAAAAATAGTGGAAGACGCAGCCAGCAACACTTCTGCCCCTGAGGGAAGCCTCGAGCAGAAGATCGGCGAGTTCTACCGTGTGGGAATGGACAACTCCACCCTGGAAAAGCAGCGTCTGGACCCCATCAAAGCCGAGATGCGGATGATAGACGATGTTTCCAGTACTTCCGATGTCCAGGCCGTGTCGACGCAAATGATGGACTATGGCATGGACCCCTTCTTCTCCATGTACGCCGCGCCTGACAAGAAGAACAGCAAGGTCATGATTGCCACTCTTACTCAGGGGGGCCTTGGCCTCCCGGATAGAGATTTCTATCTCAGGCAGGACAGCGAATCTATCAGGATCAGAGAGCAGTACCTGACCCACGTTACCAGGATGTTCGTCTTCCTGGGAGATAACCCGGAGACCGCTGAAAATAATGCCAGAACCGTGATGAGGATAGAGACCAGGCTTGCCAATGCATCCTTTAACAACGTGGACGACAACGATGAAGCCAAAACGTATAACAGGATGAGCCTTGAGGAGCTTCAGGTCTTTGCCCCTGGCATGAACTGGTCCTGTTTCTTCAGCGACCTGGGCCACCCGAACGTAGCCGGGGTCAACGTAAGAAATCCGTCTTACTTCAAGGAACTGAGCATCGCCCTTCAGAAAGAGAGTACAGCTGACTGGAAGACTTTCCTGCGCTGGAAGCTGATCTCAGCTACGTCTCCCTATCTCAGCTCCGACCTTGAGAAAGAGCACTTTGACTTCTATGAGAGAAAACTTAACGGCCAGCAGGAGATGGAGCCCCGCTGGAAGAGGGTTCTTGATGAGGAAAACAAAGCCATAGGTGAAGCCATAGGCCGTGTCTATGTGGACAGGTATTTCGACACGGGCTCCAGGGCCAGGATGCAGGGGATGGTATCCAACCTGAAGAAGGCCTTCAGGGAAAGAATTCAAAGCCTTACATGGATGGAACCTGAAACAAAGAAGGAAGCCCTGATGAAGCTTGAGTCCCTGGACGTCCAGGTAGGCTACCCCGACGAATGGCTGAATTATTCGGAACTTGAAGTGAAAAACGATTCGTATGTCATGAACGTCCTCAGGGCCTCCAAATTCCGGTTCCACCACGGTCCCAACGGCCTGGAAAGGATAGGTAAGCCCGTAAACAGCAATCTCTGGGAAATGAACCCTCAGGAGACTAACGCCTATGCAGACTATAACAAGTTAGTCATAGTCTTCCCTGCGGGCATTCTGCAGCCTCCCTTCTTCGACGAGGAAGCCGATGACGCAGTCAACTACGGTGCCATAGGCGCCATCATAGGACACGAGATGACTCACCACTTCGACAGCCAGGGCAGGAAGTTCGATGCCAGTGGAAATCTGACGGACTGGTGGACACCAGAGGACGCCAATAACTTTAACAGGAGCACGGAGGTCCTGGTGGACGAGTACAACAGATTCGAGGTGCTGCCCGGCCTGCACGTAAACGGTAACCTGACCCTGCAGGAGAACATAGCAGATCTCGGCGGCCTGACCATTGCCTACCATGCCTATAAACTTTCATCGAAAGGGGAGTCGGAGATGGTCGACGGTTTCACCGGAGATCAGAGGTTCTTCTTAAGCTTCGCTCAGGTATGGAGGGAATCGGACACAGATGACTTCCTGAGGACGCGAGCGCTGACCGATACCCACTCGCCAGCCAGGTTCAGGGTAAATGGCGTGGTCTTCAACTTGCCTGAGTTTTACAGGGCGTTCCCGAGCGTAAAGCCAGCGGATAAACTCTACAGGCCAGAGAATGAGAGGCCGGTTATCTGGTAG
- a CDS encoding DNA/RNA non-specific endonuclease: protein MLENARKEEQQRKASERYYNRQRAAETERPGEGFRREIIMPLKEAQPIERRLIFLEPGDDLALERIIGKSDLVGISYLELGLLAARPVCRIQVVNPFGRPEGYGTGFLVGPNLLLTNNHVLDTAELARKSFVEFEFEQDINGRRKTSKSFDLQPDEVFVTDPDLDFTLVSVAPVAIEGTKLTDYGLLRLVEDTGKVRTGEYVSIIQHPEGGLKQCCLRENEVVDLFDNWIHYLTDTQPGASGSPVFNDQWLVVCLHHSGVPMKDAQGNILKTDGQSYQEGIDDPSTIAWVANEGVRISRIFQALESRSENEPMVAEALRRLRSHDTGPVGPAIITAPAPIPGAAIELGELPTGHYRLADGYNPDFLGPLHHLPLPKLGDNLQSKVAKLKDGGEILTYLHFSIVMNADRRLAFYTAANIDGKKLKKIKRTRDKWYFDPRLDQKYQAGPKLYKGNPLDRGHLVRRLDPCWGPNARDAGEDTFHFTNCSPQHKRLNQHGWLEVEDYILKTTDNANVQISVFTGPVFREDDMIYRNEYLLPADFWKVVAFVNKSGKLSATAYLRTQKNYLESLEFFDDEFKTWQVPVAQVEALTSLSFNLPTDADPMARAAAGKGLESQRGSIRRIFSAADIML from the coding sequence ATGCTTGAAAATGCCAGAAAAGAAGAGCAACAGAGAAAAGCTTCTGAAAGGTATTATAACCGGCAGAGAGCTGCTGAAACGGAGCGACCGGGAGAGGGATTCAGACGTGAAATCATCATGCCCTTGAAGGAGGCACAGCCCATAGAGAGACGCCTGATCTTTCTTGAACCAGGTGATGACCTGGCCCTGGAAAGGATCATAGGAAAGAGCGATCTAGTCGGCATCTCCTATCTGGAACTTGGACTGCTCGCGGCCAGACCCGTCTGCAGGATCCAGGTCGTGAACCCATTCGGAAGGCCAGAGGGTTACGGCACGGGATTTCTTGTCGGCCCAAATCTGCTGCTGACAAATAACCACGTCCTCGATACAGCAGAGCTGGCAAGGAAAAGTTTTGTAGAGTTCGAATTTGAGCAAGATATAAACGGTAGACGAAAGACATCAAAATCCTTCGACCTGCAACCGGACGAGGTCTTTGTCACCGATCCGGACCTGGACTTCACGCTGGTATCCGTGGCACCCGTTGCCATAGAAGGAACAAAGCTTACCGATTACGGATTACTGCGTCTTGTGGAAGACACCGGCAAGGTCCGGACCGGCGAATACGTCTCTATCATTCAGCATCCTGAGGGCGGTCTCAAGCAGTGCTGCCTGCGGGAGAACGAAGTTGTAGATCTCTTCGACAACTGGATACACTATCTGACCGACACTCAGCCCGGAGCCTCAGGTTCGCCCGTATTCAACGATCAATGGCTTGTTGTGTGCCTGCACCACTCAGGAGTGCCGATGAAAGATGCCCAGGGTAACATCCTCAAGACAGACGGTCAGTCCTATCAAGAAGGCATCGACGATCCCAGCACCATAGCCTGGGTGGCCAATGAAGGAGTGCGCATCAGCCGCATTTTCCAGGCACTGGAATCGCGCAGCGAGAACGAGCCGATGGTGGCCGAAGCTCTGCGCAGACTTCGCAGCCATGACACTGGTCCGGTCGGACCTGCGATCATAACCGCCCCGGCCCCCATCCCCGGCGCAGCAATAGAACTGGGAGAACTGCCCACGGGACATTACCGCCTGGCGGATGGCTACAACCCCGATTTCCTGGGACCTCTGCATCATCTGCCGCTTCCCAAGCTGGGCGATAATCTCCAGTCCAAAGTCGCAAAGCTTAAGGACGGGGGCGAGATTCTCACCTACCTGCACTTCTCGATTGTGATGAATGCCGATCGAAGGCTGGCCTTTTATACCGCGGCCAATATTGACGGCAAGAAGCTGAAGAAAATCAAACGTACCCGCGACAAATGGTACTTTGATCCACGCCTCGATCAGAAGTATCAGGCCGGACCCAAATTGTATAAAGGAAATCCACTTGACCGCGGACATCTGGTTCGCCGGCTGGATCCCTGCTGGGGGCCAAATGCCAGGGACGCGGGAGAGGATACGTTCCATTTTACGAACTGCTCACCTCAGCACAAGCGCCTCAACCAGCATGGTTGGCTAGAAGTGGAAGACTACATACTGAAGACCACAGATAATGCCAATGTGCAGATATCGGTATTCACCGGTCCCGTCTTCCGCGAAGACGATATGATTTACCGCAATGAGTACCTCCTGCCTGCCGATTTCTGGAAGGTGGTGGCATTCGTCAATAAGAGCGGGAAGCTCAGCGCCACTGCCTACCTGCGTACGCAGAAGAATTATCTGGAGAGCTTGGAGTTCTTCGACGACGAGTTCAAGACATGGCAAGTGCCGGTAGCGCAGGTTGAGGCGTTGACCAGCCTATCATTCAACTTGCCTACAGATGCCGATCCAATGGCCCGGGCAGCAGCCGGAAAGGGTCTGGAGAGCCAGAGGGGAAGTATCCGGCGGATTTTCTCTGCTGCAGACATAATGCTCTGA
- a CDS encoding phenylacetate--CoA ligase family protein, which translates to MYEASLEAELDPEVQLYHPKISEEDTLAKLKNLLKRAVEGSPFYRKKFKEAKVDIEKILSLEDLKLLPFTHKEELRDAYPLGLQAVQDSEVVRIHSSSGTTGKPVIIPYTRKDVDAWAEQMMRCYMLAGLTNQDRIQITPGYGLWTAGIGFQLGAERLGAMAIPTGPGNTEKQLEMFVDIKSTALASTSSYALLLAEEIEKRGLKDKIHLKVGIIGSERWSEKMRSRIETELGIETFDIYGLTEIYGPGIALDCSYHEGMHYWSDYLLFEIIDPITGEQLPDGTLGELVITTLTKEGAPLIRYRTRDLTRIIPGLCKCGCPFPRIDRILGRSDDRIKFKAVNIYPGQIEDITHRVPGVSSEYQILLTRKDGRDSMTFRVEIEGAEDLAIKAKTEKALGKAFKDFIGVTVDIAGVKIGELPRSMKKTKRVIDEREL; encoded by the coding sequence ATGTATGAAGCATCTTTGGAGGCTGAGCTCGACCCGGAAGTCCAGCTCTACCACCCCAAAATCTCTGAAGAAGATACCCTTGCAAAACTGAAGAACCTGCTTAAACGAGCGGTTGAAGGCAGTCCCTTTTACCGGAAGAAGTTCAAAGAAGCAAAAGTGGACATCGAGAAAATCCTGTCCCTTGAGGATCTCAAACTCCTGCCTTTCACCCACAAAGAGGAACTGAGAGACGCCTATCCCCTCGGACTTCAGGCAGTACAGGATTCCGAAGTCGTAAGAATCCACTCGTCTTCGGGGACAACCGGCAAGCCTGTCATTATTCCCTATACCAGGAAAGACGTTGATGCCTGGGCCGAGCAGATGATGCGCTGCTACATGCTGGCGGGGCTTACCAACCAGGACAGGATCCAGATAACTCCCGGATACGGACTCTGGACCGCAGGAATAGGGTTCCAGCTCGGAGCCGAGCGCCTAGGAGCAATGGCAATCCCTACAGGTCCCGGAAATACCGAAAAACAACTTGAAATGTTTGTCGACATCAAGTCCACAGCCCTTGCAAGCACCTCTTCATACGCGCTTTTACTTGCCGAAGAGATCGAAAAAAGAGGCTTAAAGGACAAAATCCACCTCAAGGTAGGGATTATCGGTTCCGAGCGCTGGAGCGAAAAGATGCGCAGCCGGATCGAGACCGAACTCGGGATCGAAACCTTTGACATCTACGGGCTGACCGAAATTTACGGGCCCGGAATTGCTCTTGACTGCTCCTATCACGAAGGGATGCATTACTGGTCCGACTACCTGCTTTTTGAGATCATCGACCCAATCACCGGCGAGCAGCTTCCTGACGGCACCCTGGGCGAGCTTGTAATTACCACCCTCACAAAGGAAGGAGCTCCCCTGATCCGCTACAGGACAAGAGACCTGACCAGAATAATTCCCGGGCTCTGCAAATGCGGCTGCCCCTTCCCGAGAATTGACCGGATTTTAGGACGATCGGACGACCGTATTAAGTTCAAGGCCGTAAATATCTATCCCGGCCAGATCGAGGACATCACCCACAGGGTCCCCGGTGTCAGCAGTGAGTACCAGATTCTCCTTACCCGCAAAGATGGCAGGGACAGCATGACCTTCAGGGTTGAAATCGAAGGAGCTGAAGACCTGGCAATAAAAGCAAAAACCGAAAAAGCTCTGGGAAAAGCCTTCAAGGACTTTATCGGGGTAACTGTGGATATTGCGGGCGTAAAAATCGGGGAACTTCCACGAAGCATGAAAAAGACAAAAAGGGTGATCGATGAAAGGGAACTTTAA
- a CDS encoding indolepyruvate oxidoreductase subunit beta produces the protein MKYDVLVAGVGGQGVVLASRMLALAAMKAGFRVSTAETIGMSQREGSVSSHIRIGDEISGSLIPAGQADLLIGFEPAETVRNLPFLKKGGKILLNSHAIAPASKPPGSPEYTPGALLTFLKARFPDILCLDFTRLAEEAGTYRAANVAMLGAAAGAEMLPFSKETILSVIETEIPEKHRAVNRAAFEGAIKEIKPVTLTGNRR, from the coding sequence ATGAAATATGATGTTCTGGTTGCGGGTGTCGGAGGGCAGGGTGTTGTGCTTGCTTCCCGCATGCTCGCACTTGCTGCAATGAAAGCCGGGTTCCGGGTGAGCACTGCCGAAACCATAGGCATGTCCCAGAGGGAGGGATCGGTAAGCAGCCATATAAGAATCGGAGATGAGATATCGGGCTCCCTTATACCTGCAGGGCAGGCCGACCTTCTCATAGGGTTCGAACCTGCAGAAACCGTAAGAAACCTGCCTTTCCTGAAAAAAGGCGGAAAAATCCTGCTGAACTCTCATGCCATAGCTCCTGCATCAAAGCCTCCGGGAAGTCCCGAATATACCCCCGGAGCTTTGCTGACCTTTCTGAAAGCCCGCTTTCCTGATATTCTCTGCCTTGATTTTACCCGACTTGCAGAAGAGGCAGGAACGTACAGGGCAGCCAATGTTGCAATGCTGGGAGCGGCTGCAGGTGCGGAAATGCTGCCTTTTTCAAAGGAAACCATTCTTTCAGTAATTGAAACCGAAATTCCTGAAAAACACAGGGCTGTAAACAGGGCTGCGTTTGAAGGTGCAATCAAAGAAATTAAGCCAGTCACCCTGACAGGGAACAGAAGGTGA
- a CDS encoding fasciclin domain-containing protein yields the protein MLLLSAATCTGSAQDDGTTTILDLIGENGNFTIISGFFNNSSLNTTLAGEEPYTVFVPTDAAFENVSKTTLEGLKEDPDALEKVLLYHVTNGTLMAEDLVNVSNVTTLQGSDLPVNATEEGVFVGDAQVIVPEINASNGVVHAIDAVLIPPEEKEQNLTVIYNDTVNLTERNVVFRPDTVNNYTIDNLTDFGALYATGLNFNAALAQNMTGNVTNMTNVSFVLKSMEGVENNNTTGERWFIYINGEPAEENLGLNPVSAGDKLSFWYTTEDGGEASATYVANITIAVDEGMGPEPEQNFTVLYNDTVNLAEGNFTFMPANATQSYTIGNLTDFGALYATGLDLNVSLMQNMADGNATENMTDGNMTGNATENMTDGNMTGNVTENMTENMTNVSFVLEGIEGIENNNTTGEMWFLCINGEPAEADFGMNPVSAGDNLSFWYTTEEGGEAAIENATYVVNITVNEMMARETIIQAAQNQTGLTTFVNATKAANLTQALNETGPFTVFVPSNEAFDQLPAQTRDQLMNNTTLLRKVLSYHVARGKYTREQLASMNAVDNIQGDTLDIKMVGDNITIQNATVTQLIIVNNGVICIIDKVLIPPDIGIPSDGNQTDGNQTDGNQTDGNQTDGNQTDGNQTEDLGGDWYFFSIPFEANNTSVDYLLSDVNYSSLIYYNASTKLFEDVSNIEPLKGYWINIPNGTEFNAEEQFASVEKKLVTVPPSLQAYPGWNALGSPVNETVSAQTAFASINDTYAKVVGPWVPGNNTTGYHQYVGYNSLNGTLEENQLGADEFEVEPYRGYWVFVKEESLYA from the coding sequence TTGTTATTATTAAGCGCAGCTACCTGTACCGGTTCGGCACAGGATGACGGGACAACCACCATACTGGACTTGATAGGTGAAAATGGAAATTTCACTATCATCTCAGGTTTCTTCAATAACAGCAGCCTCAATACTACCCTTGCCGGGGAAGAACCTTATACGGTGTTTGTTCCGACGGACGCCGCTTTTGAGAATGTGTCGAAAACCACACTTGAGGGCCTAAAAGAAGACCCTGACGCCCTTGAAAAGGTGCTTCTTTATCACGTCACAAACGGGACTCTGATGGCAGAAGACCTGGTTAACGTAAGCAACGTCACAACCCTTCAGGGAAGCGACCTACCTGTCAATGCAACTGAAGAAGGGGTATTCGTAGGAGATGCACAGGTCATAGTTCCGGAAATTAATGCCAGCAACGGAGTAGTTCATGCAATAGATGCAGTACTTATCCCGCCTGAAGAAAAGGAACAAAACCTGACAGTAATCTATAATGATACTGTAAACCTGACTGAAAGAAATGTCGTGTTCAGGCCGGATACTGTCAATAATTATACAATAGACAATCTCACAGACTTCGGAGCTCTATATGCAACGGGACTCAACTTTAACGCTGCCTTAGCACAGAACATGACCGGAAATGTGACTAACATGACCAACGTGTCATTTGTGCTTAAGAGCATGGAGGGGGTCGAGAACAACAACACTACCGGAGAGAGGTGGTTTATCTACATCAACGGCGAACCGGCTGAAGAAAACTTAGGACTGAACCCTGTAAGTGCCGGGGATAAACTCAGCTTCTGGTATACAACAGAAGATGGTGGAGAAGCCAGTGCAACCTATGTAGCTAACATTACCATCGCTGTAGACGAAGGGATGGGACCTGAGCCGGAACAAAACTTTACAGTACTCTATAATGATACCGTGAACCTGGCCGAAGGAAACTTCACCTTCATGCCGGCAAATGCCACTCAGTCCTATACAATAGGCAACCTCACGGACTTCGGAGCTCTATATGCAACGGGACTCGATTTGAACGTGTCTTTAATGCAGAACATGGCCGACGGAAATGCAACCGAAAACATGACTGATGGAAACATGACCGGAAATGCAACCGAAAACATGACTGATGGAAACATGACCGGAAATGTAACCGAAAACATGACTGAAAACATGACTAACGTGTCATTTGTGCTTGAGGGCATAGAGGGAATCGAGAACAATAATACTACCGGAGAGATGTGGTTCCTCTGCATCAACGGAGAGCCGGCTGAAGCAGACTTCGGAATGAACCCTGTAAGTGCCGGGGACAATCTCAGCTTCTGGTACACAACAGAAGAAGGTGGAGAAGCCGCAATCGAGAATGCAACCTACGTGGTTAACATCACTGTTAACGAAATGATGGCAAGAGAAACCATCATCCAGGCAGCACAGAACCAGACGGGATTAACGACGTTTGTAAACGCAACGAAGGCTGCAAACCTGACGCAGGCCCTTAACGAAACAGGTCCGTTTACTGTCTTTGTTCCGAGCAACGAAGCCTTCGATCAGCTGCCTGCACAAACACGTGATCAGCTTATGAACAATACCACCCTGCTAAGGAAAGTTCTTTCCTATCACGTGGCCAGGGGGAAGTATACCCGCGAACAGCTTGCCAGCATGAATGCCGTTGATAATATTCAAGGCGACACGCTCGACATCAAGATGGTAGGGGACAATATCACAATACAAAACGCAACTGTCACGCAGCTAATCATTGTGAACAATGGAGTTATCTGCATAATCGATAAAGTGCTCATCCCTCCGGATATCGGGATTCCTTCCGATGGAAACCAGACTGATGGAAATCAGACTGACGGAAATCAGACTGACGGAAATCAGACTGACGGAAATCAGACTGACGGAAATCAGACTGAAGACCTGGGAGGAGACTGGTACTTCTTCTCGATTCCCTTCGAAGCCAACAATACAAGCGTTGATTATCTGCTTTCGGATGTGAACTATAGCTCACTGATTTACTACAACGCTTCAACCAAACTCTTCGAAGACGTCTCAAACATTGAACCTCTGAAGGGCTACTGGATTAATATCCCCAACGGAACCGAGTTCAATGCTGAAGAGCAGTTTGCTTCCGTTGAAAAGAAGCTGGTTACCGTTCCGCCGAGCCTGCAGGCCTATCCGGGCTGGAACGCGCTGGGTTCACCTGTAAACGAGACTGTCTCTGCACAAACTGCGTTTGCATCCATTAACGACACGTATGCAAAAGTTGTCGGGCCCTGGGTGCCGGGCAATAACACTACGGGTTACCACCAGTATGTCGGTTACAACAGCCTTAACGGGACCCTGGAAGAAAACCAGTTAGGTGCGGACGAATTTGAAGTCGAACCCTATCGGGGTTACTGGGTTTTTGTGAAAGAGGAAAGCCTGTATGCCTGA